The following proteins are encoded in a genomic region of Rhizobium sp. CCGE531:
- a CDS encoding aminotransferase class I/II-fold pyridoxal phosphate-dependent enzyme codes for MHDADDGSPAEQKKSKLLEQMRRVGESSGRNRAERLNRQPPAQQRQAARFEDLPEYKRVATQRIAGELLGVANPFYRSHDAAAGATTRIGGREFINFASYDYLATNTDPHVAESAKQAIDRFGISASASRLVAGERPGHAELERKLAAVYGVDAAVCFVSGYLTNVAAIGCLMGPQDLVIHDEFIHNSALAGIKLSGAARRLFQHNDVGSLETILKTLSSDFRRILVIVEGIYSMDGDIADLPALLELKARYGFWLMVDEAHALGILGKTGRGTFEHFGLDPRDVDIWMGTLSKTTSSCGGYIAGSGALADILKAEAGGFVYSVGLSPVLAAAATAGLEILQSQPERTERLRRNGRLFLEEARAAGLDTGLSAGHSVVPVIVGDSLRAAQLSNDLLAEGINVLPIIHPAVPEGMARLRFFITCNHTEEQIRRAVALTAEKLKSLLDRNFGLASLDMDKMIQLLPMGLAPGGP; via the coding sequence ATGCATGATGCTGATGACGGCAGCCCGGCGGAGCAGAAGAAAAGCAAGCTGCTGGAGCAGATGCGGCGTGTTGGCGAATCCTCGGGGCGTAACCGGGCCGAGCGTTTGAACAGACAGCCGCCGGCACAGCAACGTCAGGCGGCGCGTTTCGAAGACTTGCCGGAGTATAAGCGCGTCGCAACGCAGCGCATCGCCGGTGAATTGCTCGGCGTTGCCAACCCCTTCTATCGCTCGCACGATGCAGCCGCCGGTGCGACGACACGCATTGGCGGCCGTGAGTTCATCAATTTTGCCTCCTATGATTATCTGGCGACCAATACCGATCCGCATGTCGCTGAAAGCGCCAAGCAGGCGATCGATCGTTTCGGAATCTCGGCATCGGCGAGCCGCCTGGTCGCAGGCGAGCGGCCTGGGCATGCGGAATTGGAACGAAAGCTTGCTGCGGTCTACGGCGTCGATGCCGCCGTCTGCTTCGTCAGCGGCTACCTGACCAATGTCGCGGCGATCGGCTGCCTCATGGGACCTCAGGATCTGGTGATCCATGATGAATTCATTCACAACAGCGCGCTCGCCGGCATCAAGCTGTCCGGTGCGGCACGCCGGCTCTTTCAGCATAACGACGTCGGCAGCCTCGAGACTATCCTGAAGACGCTGTCATCCGATTTCCGCCGCATCCTGGTCATCGTCGAAGGCATCTATTCGATGGATGGCGATATCGCCGATCTGCCGGCGCTGCTGGAGCTGAAGGCGCGTTACGGTTTCTGGCTGATGGTCGATGAGGCGCATGCGCTCGGTATTCTCGGCAAGACGGGTCGCGGCACCTTCGAGCATTTCGGCCTCGATCCCCGGGACGTCGATATCTGGATGGGTACGCTTTCAAAGACGACATCGAGCTGCGGCGGCTATATCGCCGGCAGCGGCGCGCTTGCCGATATTCTGAAAGCGGAAGCCGGCGGCTTTGTCTATAGCGTCGGGCTGTCGCCTGTTCTTGCCGCCGCCGCCACCGCCGGTCTCGAAATCCTGCAATCCCAGCCCGAGCGAACCGAACGTCTCAGGCGCAATGGCCGGCTGTTCCTCGAAGAGGCGAGGGCGGCAGGCCTCGATACCGGCCTCAGTGCAGGCCACTCGGTCGTACCCGTCATCGTCGGCGATTCGCTTCGGGCGGCGCAGCTTTCGAACGATCTTTTGGCTGAAGGCATCAATGTCCTGCCCATCATCCATCCGGCCGTGCCGGAGGGCATGGCGCGTCTTCGCTTCTTCATCACCTGCAACCACACCGAGGAGCAAATCCGGCGTGCGGTCGCGCTCACGGCAGAGAAGCTGAAAAGTTTGCTGGACCGGAATTTCGGCCTCGCATCGCTCGATATGGACAAGATGATACAATTGCTGCCCATGGGCCTGGCCCCAGGCGGCCCGTAA
- a CDS encoding type I polyketide synthase: MTVEIIGRASVAPGAGSIEELQLVLKEGRCTISRIPEERWDLARFWHPAVGVPGKTYTFAAGVLGNVYAFDPAVFGLSQREAMQMDPQQRILLNVVWRALEDANLPIDGFEGQRVGVYVGASSLEHGNLTLEDPASGGPYFMTGNTLSIVSNRISHIFGLRGPSMTIDTACSSSLVALDQAVRALEGGEIDTAIVGGINVLLHPMSFVGFAQARMLSPEGLCRAYDDDGRGYVRAEGGAAIVLRRTDVALREKDRSYARIHAVGVNSSGRTNGISMPSREAQAALLQSIYEGRGIDVNRIAFIEGHGTGTKVGDPAEIWAIGEVIGRNRRAPVPIGSIKTNIGHTEPASGLFGLLKAIIALENNFLPASLHFDHPNEAIDFEGLNVRVNTSAIELLPAKQPRFAGVNSFGFGGTNAHVIISDPDPVAPPEPQIRGEGLVFAASAHSASALSKLLEGYKTSLESAEPREARQIVASAAANREPMRHRFAARAKDSAAVLAAIDAHLSGKTSVGEAGEAPAQAAKIAFVFSGNGSQWAGMGVGAYEENRHFRQCFQSFSALFEYYLGEKLTDVLVAADLSARLADTKIAQPLLFALQASLSDCLWSMGVKPDAVFGHSVGEIAAAYAAKALTAAEAVAIVAKRSLHQDLLAGEGKMAAVVLGEDAALAFAKSHGLNNICIAAINAPNSVTISGPVDEVEAFRDAARKSQIVAHVLDINYPFHHPIIDRARDAFLNDLPDLAPDSGSGTFISTVTGELRDGRLLDTQYWWRNVRDPVLFKAGCQAAMAMGCNLFIEISPRPILSNYVAEIAKQASVQVIAIPTLLREAPVAGHDPVSQSFARAVVNGAPALRARGSATRNAFVRLPSLPFEPLELRTQPTADEIDIFGRDRKNPFTLLGWRTDLNGSNWKNHLDARLFPDLAEHVVDGKAIMPGSGFVEIAVTAAQQYYGTDEVEIGNLEIIRPLELFQDRMVELSTILSPETGDIEIRSRERLSNDEWTVHAVGRCRKPLSGEGFSEAVDRSGRDRKSVLTSEVTYETAERFGLHYGPHFQLLAKAVAFGHDVVEVDLKPPAAPAHPFGTYNLNPMSVDAAFHGLVALFDQFSGDEAGAPYIPVHFGTVKAFGRGRSIVKARIEIDRFSANSIKARFTLSDAGGKPIAVLDDCRFRRTQLRRRATLESVAFHYESMPSAILAGADAFQISPEPSSGEKHALNNASLLLDAAVYRACHDVARTVADRKGNVAFSSLPGDSEFRSFLVNCLYILEDAGIASARDGKWEIPQEPTLPPLAELLREIYREDAGRVAEAVLVGNAHRETLEHLAMIRPHVVEKEPANRGAGIPGGATLEHMLLHSPLSERRLSLLAEALASAIKANAGVVEHILEIGSVSAAFSRKLAVAASASGACLVIAEPREHARRALEIAFERDAHVIVTDPARLADITTADIVVAPGDQSQHLMRHNDDIKRILRTVASGGGQLLLADRAPSAFNDFVFGLSEGWFADSQSPEFPVGRLGTPQQIEDLLETLGFDKPRIRELTFPEGSLIAASALSEPRPQASSPAEAAEPILILSEQGRNGLAKLDKRMTIIDLGASSADLADALGAINRDTRGIVFIADLQPGEATELSLSRLSAFTELAALLSRKSDGAKSRLVIVAPGGSPLAAGSIDEANAGLWAFGRVLQNEYDAFDVHLLDADADDKRIVAVIDALMAAETENREWFLDRLTGKIREIRAAAGPFGIIDASRHDFGAATIRQHVGGRLDSVAWEETSLPVPDEGEVVVSVEATGLNFRDVMWAMGLLPEEALEDGFAGATIGMEFAGRILAVGDAVDDLRPGDKVMGIGPAAFSTHVRVRRGGVTKVPEQMKAAAAATVPVAFLTAYYAMVELGRIQPGETILIHGAAGGVGLAALQIAKHRGARVIATAGTVEKRGFLEMLGADHVLDSRSLDFVSGVRRLTDGEGVDLVLNSLFSEAMERSIELVKPFGRFLELGKRDYYADRKIGLRPFRRNVSYFGIDADQLLVNAPDLTRRIFSEIGELFAEEKLTPLPYRAFAHDEIGNAFRLMQNAGHIGKIVVRPPVPGVDSVLRAPAKSLRFDAKGIFLVAGGIGGFGLSAADWLVSRGARRIALCSRRGIADTETRKAMGDWAKRGVVATLHACDITDAAAVETLLATLRAEGALKGVVHAAMVLDDALLANLTPERNRPVLEVKIRGAETLDRLTRGDKLELFLLFSSATTMLGNPGQANYVMANGYLEGLARARRAAGKPALAVGFGAIADKGFLARNGEVNDLLSKRIGKASLKARDALEQVERYILADTGAIDAAAVMIAEIDWNAVRLLPIAGRSLFEPLMRHAGSHQVLNEGDSVDLRELINGKSEEEARIALHALVAAEIAAILRVTEDTVTPDKVLKDIGLDSLMAMELGMSFQQKTGFDIPLSGVGEGTTVGDVVSRLRDRVMNRNGDDVKADVAGNDQIVERLARSHAAEQEKRAVQ, from the coding sequence ATGACGGTTGAAATTATCGGACGCGCAAGCGTTGCCCCTGGGGCGGGTTCGATCGAAGAACTGCAGCTTGTCCTCAAGGAAGGGCGTTGCACGATAAGCCGTATACCTGAAGAGCGTTGGGATCTTGCGCGCTTTTGGCATCCGGCTGTGGGCGTCCCTGGAAAGACCTACACATTTGCGGCCGGCGTTCTCGGGAATGTCTACGCGTTTGACCCCGCGGTTTTCGGCCTTTCCCAGCGCGAGGCGATGCAGATGGATCCGCAGCAGCGCATCCTTCTCAATGTCGTCTGGCGGGCCTTGGAAGATGCAAATCTGCCGATCGACGGTTTCGAGGGGCAGCGGGTCGGCGTCTACGTCGGCGCATCCTCCCTCGAGCATGGCAACCTGACGCTCGAAGATCCGGCGTCAGGCGGCCCGTATTTCATGACGGGCAACACGCTTTCCATCGTTTCCAATCGTATCTCGCACATATTCGGGCTACGTGGGCCGAGCATGACGATCGACACGGCCTGCTCGTCGTCGCTGGTTGCACTCGACCAGGCGGTAAGGGCGCTGGAAGGCGGCGAGATTGATACCGCGATCGTTGGCGGCATCAACGTCCTGCTCCATCCAATGTCCTTTGTGGGCTTCGCGCAGGCGCGCATGCTGTCGCCGGAGGGCCTTTGCCGCGCCTATGACGATGATGGACGCGGTTACGTTCGGGCGGAAGGCGGTGCGGCGATCGTGTTGCGCCGGACGGATGTCGCGCTGCGCGAGAAGGATCGCAGCTATGCCAGGATCCATGCAGTCGGTGTCAATTCTTCGGGGCGGACCAACGGCATCTCGATGCCGTCGCGAGAGGCGCAGGCAGCCTTGCTGCAGTCGATCTATGAAGGGCGCGGGATCGACGTCAATCGCATTGCCTTCATCGAGGGCCATGGAACGGGAACGAAGGTCGGCGACCCCGCCGAAATATGGGCGATCGGCGAGGTCATAGGACGCAACCGGCGGGCGCCGGTGCCGATCGGCTCGATCAAGACCAATATCGGCCATACCGAACCCGCGTCCGGCTTGTTTGGACTGCTGAAGGCGATCATCGCGCTGGAGAATAATTTCCTCCCGGCTTCGCTGCATTTCGACCACCCGAACGAGGCCATCGATTTCGAGGGCTTGAACGTCCGCGTCAATACGTCTGCGATCGAACTTCTCCCTGCAAAGCAACCGCGCTTCGCGGGCGTCAACTCCTTCGGCTTCGGCGGCACGAACGCGCACGTCATCATCAGCGATCCCGATCCTGTCGCGCCGCCCGAACCGCAAATCAGGGGCGAAGGATTGGTTTTCGCGGCGAGCGCTCATTCCGCGTCCGCTCTTTCGAAGTTGCTCGAGGGATACAAGACGAGCCTTGAAAGCGCCGAGCCCAGGGAAGCTCGGCAGATCGTTGCCTCCGCCGCCGCCAATCGCGAACCCATGCGCCATCGCTTTGCGGCCCGGGCCAAGGACAGCGCGGCGGTACTTGCCGCGATCGACGCGCATCTGTCCGGCAAAACGTCGGTCGGCGAGGCGGGCGAGGCACCGGCGCAGGCCGCCAAGATCGCCTTCGTCTTTTCCGGCAATGGCTCTCAATGGGCTGGTATGGGCGTTGGCGCCTACGAGGAAAACCGCCATTTCCGGCAGTGCTTCCAGTCCTTCAGCGCTCTATTCGAATATTATCTCGGCGAGAAGCTGACGGATGTTCTGGTCGCTGCGGATCTTTCCGCGCGGCTTGCCGATACCAAGATTGCGCAACCGTTGCTGTTTGCGCTCCAGGCGTCCCTCTCGGACTGCCTGTGGTCGATGGGCGTCAAGCCGGATGCCGTCTTCGGCCATTCGGTCGGCGAAATCGCTGCAGCCTATGCGGCCAAGGCGCTGACGGCTGCCGAAGCGGTCGCAATCGTCGCCAAGCGCTCGCTGCATCAGGATCTTCTGGCCGGCGAAGGCAAGATGGCCGCCGTGGTGCTGGGCGAAGATGCCGCCTTGGCCTTCGCGAAGTCCCATGGCCTCAACAATATCTGTATCGCGGCGATCAATGCGCCGAATTCGGTAACGATCTCCGGCCCCGTCGACGAAGTGGAAGCGTTCAGGGATGCGGCGCGCAAATCCCAGATCGTCGCACACGTCCTCGATATCAACTATCCGTTCCATCATCCGATCATCGATCGTGCCAGGGATGCCTTTCTGAACGATCTGCCCGATCTGGCGCCGGATAGCGGATCAGGGACCTTCATTTCGACCGTGACCGGCGAACTGCGCGACGGGCGCCTGCTGGATACGCAATACTGGTGGCGCAATGTTCGCGATCCCGTGCTCTTCAAGGCCGGCTGTCAGGCTGCCATGGCGATGGGATGCAACCTCTTCATCGAAATTTCGCCGCGCCCGATCCTGTCCAACTATGTAGCGGAGATCGCCAAGCAGGCTTCGGTTCAGGTCATTGCCATACCGACCTTGCTGCGGGAAGCGCCCGTTGCCGGTCATGATCCTGTTTCGCAGTCATTCGCGAGGGCAGTCGTCAACGGTGCGCCGGCGCTGCGCGCGCGCGGCAGCGCCACGCGCAACGCTTTCGTCAGGCTGCCGTCCCTGCCGTTCGAGCCGCTGGAATTGCGGACGCAACCGACAGCCGACGAGATCGATATCTTCGGCCGTGACCGAAAGAATCCTTTTACGCTGCTCGGCTGGCGGACCGATCTCAACGGTTCGAACTGGAAGAACCATCTTGACGCTCGTCTCTTTCCGGACCTCGCCGAACATGTGGTCGATGGCAAGGCAATCATGCCCGGCAGCGGCTTCGTCGAAATCGCCGTTACGGCGGCACAGCAGTATTACGGGACGGACGAGGTTGAAATCGGCAATCTCGAAATCATCCGACCGCTCGAATTGTTCCAGGATCGCATGGTCGAACTGTCGACGATCCTTTCGCCCGAAACCGGGGACATCGAGATCCGGTCGCGTGAGCGCCTTAGCAATGACGAATGGACAGTGCATGCCGTCGGCCGTTGCCGCAAGCCCTTGAGCGGCGAGGGGTTTAGTGAAGCTGTCGATCGATCGGGCAGGGATCGCAAATCCGTTCTGACCTCTGAAGTGACCTATGAGACGGCGGAGCGTTTCGGACTGCATTACGGCCCGCATTTCCAGCTTCTGGCAAAGGCGGTCGCCTTCGGTCACGACGTCGTCGAAGTGGATCTGAAGCCGCCGGCGGCACCTGCGCATCCTTTCGGAACCTATAATCTCAACCCCATGTCGGTCGACGCCGCGTTTCACGGTCTCGTCGCCTTGTTCGATCAGTTTTCGGGCGATGAGGCCGGCGCGCCCTATATCCCCGTTCACTTCGGCACCGTAAAAGCCTTTGGCAGGGGAAGATCGATTGTCAAAGCGCGGATCGAGATCGATCGGTTCAGCGCAAATTCGATCAAGGCGCGTTTCACCTTGTCCGATGCAGGCGGCAAGCCGATTGCGGTTCTCGACGATTGCCGTTTCCGCCGCACGCAACTGCGCCGTCGGGCAACGCTCGAGTCCGTTGCGTTTCACTATGAGAGCATGCCGTCGGCCATTTTAGCCGGCGCCGATGCATTTCAGATTTCACCGGAGCCGAGCTCCGGCGAGAAGCATGCGCTCAACAATGCGAGCCTTCTTCTCGACGCCGCGGTCTATCGCGCCTGCCACGACGTAGCGCGGACCGTGGCGGACCGTAAAGGCAACGTCGCATTCTCCAGCCTTCCCGGCGATTCCGAATTCAGGTCCTTTCTGGTCAATTGCCTCTATATTCTTGAGGACGCAGGCATAGCGTCGGCGAGGGACGGCAAATGGGAGATCCCGCAAGAGCCGACATTGCCTCCGCTGGCTGAATTGCTGCGGGAAATCTATCGCGAGGATGCCGGGCGCGTGGCCGAGGCCGTTCTCGTGGGCAACGCCCATCGCGAGACGCTCGAGCATTTGGCGATGATACGCCCGCATGTTGTGGAGAAAGAGCCCGCGAACCGAGGCGCGGGCATTCCCGGCGGGGCGACTCTGGAGCATATGCTTCTCCACTCTCCTTTGAGCGAGAGGCGGCTTTCCCTGCTTGCGGAAGCATTAGCATCCGCCATTAAAGCCAATGCCGGGGTAGTTGAACACATTCTTGAGATCGGCTCGGTATCGGCGGCTTTCAGCCGAAAGCTGGCGGTCGCTGCCTCCGCCTCTGGCGCATGCCTCGTCATCGCCGAGCCGCGCGAGCACGCGCGCCGCGCGCTGGAGATCGCTTTCGAGCGCGACGCGCATGTCATCGTGACGGATCCGGCGAGGCTGGCGGATATCACCACTGCTGATATCGTCGTCGCGCCCGGTGATCAGAGCCAGCATCTGATGCGCCACAATGACGACATCAAGCGGATTCTCCGGACAGTCGCCAGCGGCGGCGGGCAATTGTTGCTGGCCGATCGCGCACCGAGCGCCTTCAATGATTTCGTCTTCGGCCTGTCCGAAGGCTGGTTTGCCGATAGCCAATCGCCGGAATTCCCGGTCGGACGGCTCGGGACGCCGCAACAGATCGAGGATCTGCTGGAGACACTTGGCTTTGACAAGCCTAGGATCCGCGAGCTGACCTTCCCCGAAGGTTCCCTGATCGCAGCATCGGCCTTGTCTGAACCGCGGCCGCAAGCGTCGAGCCCTGCTGAAGCTGCCGAGCCGATCTTGATCTTGTCGGAGCAGGGCAGGAACGGCCTGGCCAAGCTTGATAAGAGAATGACGATCATCGATCTCGGCGCATCATCTGCAGATCTTGCCGATGCTCTCGGCGCAATCAATCGCGACACTCGTGGGATCGTATTCATCGCAGACCTGCAGCCTGGCGAGGCGACCGAGCTCTCGCTGTCCCGTCTGTCGGCCTTCACCGAGTTGGCTGCTCTATTGTCGCGGAAAAGCGACGGAGCAAAGTCGCGGCTGGTCATCGTCGCACCGGGCGGTTCCCCACTGGCCGCTGGCTCCATCGATGAGGCCAATGCCGGCCTATGGGCCTTCGGACGTGTCCTTCAAAACGAATATGATGCCTTCGATGTGCATCTGCTGGACGCCGATGCGGATGACAAGCGGATTGTTGCGGTCATCGATGCCCTGATGGCGGCGGAGACCGAGAACAGAGAGTGGTTTCTGGATCGCCTGACCGGAAAAATCCGTGAGATCAGAGCTGCCGCCGGCCCCTTCGGCATCATCGACGCGAGCCGCCACGATTTCGGGGCGGCAACCATCCGGCAGCATGTCGGCGGTCGCCTGGATAGCGTGGCCTGGGAGGAAACCAGTCTTCCCGTGCCCGATGAAGGCGAGGTCGTCGTATCAGTCGAAGCCACCGGCCTCAACTTCCGGGATGTCATGTGGGCGATGGGTCTCCTGCCCGAAGAGGCCTTGGAAGATGGCTTTGCCGGCGCCACGATCGGCATGGAATTCGCGGGTAGAATTTTGGCCGTGGGCGATGCGGTCGATGATCTCCGGCCCGGCGATAAGGTGATGGGTATCGGGCCGGCTGCGTTCTCGACCCATGTTCGGGTCCGGCGCGGCGGCGTGACCAAGGTGCCGGAACAGATGAAAGCCGCTGCTGCCGCGACGGTGCCTGTTGCCTTTCTTACGGCCTATTACGCAATGGTCGAGCTCGGGCGTATCCAGCCGGGCGAAACCATTCTGATCCATGGAGCCGCCGGCGGCGTCGGCCTTGCCGCGCTCCAGATCGCCAAGCATAGGGGTGCCAGGGTGATCGCCACGGCCGGCACGGTCGAGAAGCGCGGCTTCCTTGAAATGCTCGGCGCCGATCATGTGCTCGATTCCCGCTCTCTGGATTTCGTCTCGGGCGTGCGGCGCCTTACCGACGGCGAGGGTGTGGATCTCGTTCTCAATTCGCTTTTCTCCGAAGCGATGGAGCGAAGCATCGAGCTGGTCAAACCCTTCGGTCGCTTCCTGGAGTTGGGCAAGCGCGACTATTATGCCGATCGCAAGATCGGCCTGCGCCCGTTCCGGCGCAATGTCAGCTATTTCGGCATCGATGCCGATCAGCTTCTGGTCAATGCGCCCGATCTTACCCGGCGTATCTTCAGCGAGATCGGAGAGCTCTTCGCGGAGGAAAAGCTGACGCCGCTGCCATATCGCGCCTTCGCCCATGACGAGATCGGCAATGCATTCCGCTTGATGCAGAATGCCGGCCATATCGGCAAGATCGTCGTGCGACCGCCCGTTCCGGGTGTCGATAGCGTCTTGCGGGCTCCGGCGAAATCTCTGCGCTTCGATGCCAAGGGTATTTTCCTTGTCGCAGGCGGCATCGGCGGTTTCGGGCTCTCCGCCGCTGATTGGCTCGTTTCCAGGGGCGCGCGCCGCATAGCATTGTGCTCGCGCCGTGGCATTGCCGATACGGAAACCAGGAAGGCGATGGGAGATTGGGCAAAGCGAGGCGTGGTCGCGACGCTGCATGCCTGCGATATCACCGATGCAGCCGCCGTCGAGACGCTGCTCGCCACGCTTCGCGCCGAAGGAGCGCTGAAGGGCGTTGTTCACGCCGCCATGGTCCTTGATGATGCGCTTCTTGCCAATCTGACGCCGGAGCGCAATCGCCCCGTTCTCGAGGTCAAGATACGCGGCGCCGAAACCCTCGATCGTTTGACGCGGGGCGACAAGCTTGAACTCTTTCTGCTCTTCTCCTCGGCAACGACCATGCTCGGCAATCCGGGGCAGGCCAATTACGTGATGGCAAACGGCTATCTGGAAGGCCTGGCCCGCGCGCGCCGCGCCGCGGGCAAGCCGGCTCTGGCCGTCGGCTTCGGCGCCATCGCTGACAAGGGGTTCCTTGCGCGCAACGGCGAGGTCAATGATCTTCTGTCCAAACGCATAGGCAAGGCCTCCTTGAAGGCGCGCGACGCGTTGGAACAAGTCGAGCGTTATATCCTGGCCGACACCGGCGCGATCGATGCCGCAGCCGTCATGATCGCCGAGATCGACTGGAATGCCGTTCGTCTGTTGCCGATTGCCGGTCGCTCGCTCTTCGAACCGCTGATGCGGCATGCCGGCAGCCATCAGGTCCTGAACGAGGGGGATAGCGTCGATCTCAGGGAGCTGATCAACGGCAAATCCGAAGAGGAAGCCCGGATCGCCCTGCATGCGCTCGTTGCGGCGGAAATTGCCGCGATCCTGCGCGTCACCGAAGATACAGTGACGCCCGACAAGGTTTTGAAGGATATCGGCCTTGATAGCCTGATGGCGATGGAACTCGGCATGAGCTTCCAGCAAAAGACCGGCTTCGATATTCCCCTGAGCGGTGTAGGCGAGGGCACGACCGTGGGCGACGTCGTCAGCCGCTTGCGGGATCGTGTCATGAATCGCAATGGTGACGATGTGAAGGCTGACGTCGCGGGCAACGACCAGATCGTCGAGCGTCTGGCGCGCAGCCATGCCGCCGAACAGGAAAAAAGGGCCGTTCAGTGA
- a CDS encoding SDR family NAD(P)-dependent oxidoreductase: MHVIVTGGSSGIGLAIAKLYAARGDRVSLLARHPGRLEEARAEIASLQGVDSTLVRICSVDVASAAETAQAVELCEASFGPCDILIASAGIVEPQAFDAMPASVFDEQIAINFLGTANAVRAVYKGMRRRRGGRIMMISSGAALIGIFGYTAYCASKSALAGFAEALSAEAAAAGVHVSICFPPDTLTPQYRREISLRPREAEMLMGSVKPWSAEAVAARIVRGLDRGQAKIHFGLSLTALAYFGPLIKPPLKWWLSRKTRKISGQEAYLGLADTAEQGFDRDK, from the coding sequence ATGCATGTTATCGTCACGGGAGGTTCGAGCGGAATTGGTCTGGCGATAGCGAAACTTTATGCGGCCAGGGGTGATCGCGTTTCGCTTCTTGCCCGTCATCCCGGGCGCCTCGAGGAGGCGCGAGCCGAGATCGCATCCCTGCAAGGCGTCGACAGCACTCTTGTCCGAATATGTTCCGTGGACGTCGCCTCGGCTGCGGAGACCGCGCAGGCGGTGGAGCTTTGCGAAGCGTCCTTCGGCCCCTGCGATATCCTCATCGCCTCGGCTGGTATCGTCGAGCCCCAAGCCTTCGACGCGATGCCGGCATCGGTTTTCGATGAGCAGATCGCCATCAATTTTCTCGGGACGGCGAATGCCGTTCGCGCGGTCTACAAGGGTATGAGGCGGCGGCGCGGCGGCCGGATCATGATGATCTCCTCGGGCGCCGCCTTGATCGGCATCTTCGGCTACACCGCCTATTGCGCATCGAAATCGGCACTGGCCGGTTTTGCCGAAGCCTTGAGCGCCGAGGCGGCGGCTGCCGGCGTACATGTTTCCATCTGCTTTCCGCCCGATACGCTGACGCCGCAATACCGGCGCGAAATCTCTCTCAGGCCTCGTGAGGCGGAAATGTTGATGGGGTCCGTCAAGCCTTGGAGCGCCGAGGCGGTGGCCGCAAGGATCGTTCGTGGGCTGGATCGCGGACAGGCAAAAATCCATTTCGGATTGTCGCTGACCGCGCTCGCCTATTTCGGGCCGTTGATAAAACCACCGCTGAAATGGTGGCTTTCGCGCAAAACGCGAAAAATATCTGGGCAGGAGGCATATCTTGGTCTTGCCGACACGGCCGAGCAAGGCTTTGATCGTGATAAGTAA